A genomic segment from Gracilimonas sediminicola encodes:
- a CDS encoding RrF2 family transcriptional regulator yields MLLSKSCVYGLRASLYLASRAEQEYTSIREISEELEISFHFLTKILQQLTADSLMESYKGPNGGIRLSEKGKKATLLDVVIAIDGPGLFTQCALGLPGCGSSAPCPLHDSWLTVRESIKEMLERTDLKHLAREGRANKFRITADGSFAWQ; encoded by the coding sequence ATGTTGTTATCCAAGTCTTGTGTATATGGTTTGAGAGCCAGTTTATACCTTGCCTCAAGAGCAGAGCAGGAGTATACATCTATTCGCGAAATTAGTGAAGAACTGGAAATTTCCTTCCATTTTCTTACGAAGATACTGCAACAGCTTACCGCAGATTCTTTAATGGAATCCTATAAAGGGCCAAATGGAGGAATCCGCCTATCGGAAAAAGGAAAGAAGGCAACTTTGTTAGACGTAGTTATTGCGATAGATGGACCGGGGCTTTTCACACAATGCGCACTTGGCTTGCCGGGATGCGGATCATCGGCTCCCTGTCCATTACACGATAGCTGGCTGACTGTTCGCGAGTCGATTAAGGAAATGCTGGAACGTACAGACTTGAAGCATTTAGCCCGTGAAGGGAGAGCGAATAAGTTTCGCATCACTGCTGATGGATCATTTGCCTGGCAGTAA
- a CDS encoding flagellin, protein MASFGDLNRVNTNVQSLDSQLSLNRVNRDLADSRMRMSTGLKINKAEDNAAGYSIATKLKSRTAGLEQSLQNVGDAKSVLDIAESSFDTIMDSLVEMKGLATQAANDTLGDTERGYIGDQIKALGDDINEIANQTVFQDFDLLNGATDDMSGSLSLTFQVGERASDTITTNIDAVNVGELFASSGDASLGATTTAGGGAAAGAAISATAATTSGQGALSFATTATSADFRSFLSAVDGAIDEMSNRVNDIGITQSSLSVREETLSESISANESAKSRIMDTDFAKEQSKSVKLQILQQTATSSLAQANMGPQSVLGFLG, encoded by the coding sequence ATGGCAAGTTTTGGAGATCTAAACAGAGTAAATACGAATGTGCAGTCACTGGACTCACAGTTATCACTAAACCGAGTAAACCGTGACCTGGCCGACAGCCGTATGCGTATGTCAACCGGTCTTAAAATTAACAAAGCAGAAGACAATGCTGCCGGGTACTCGATTGCAACCAAATTGAAAAGTAGAACAGCCGGACTGGAGCAATCTCTTCAGAACGTAGGCGATGCCAAGTCGGTATTGGACATTGCAGAGTCCAGCTTCGACACCATTATGGACAGCCTCGTTGAGATGAAAGGCCTGGCTACACAGGCTGCTAACGACACGTTAGGCGACACCGAGCGTGGCTACATCGGCGACCAGATCAAAGCCTTGGGCGACGATATCAACGAAATCGCTAACCAAACCGTATTCCAGGACTTCGACCTGCTGAACGGTGCTACCGATGATATGTCCGGTTCATTGTCACTGACTTTCCAGGTGGGTGAGCGAGCTTCCGATACAATTACTACAAACATCGATGCTGTAAACGTTGGCGAGCTGTTTGCTTCCAGTGGAGACGCTTCTCTGGGTGCTACAACAACCGCCGGTGGTGGTGCTGCTGCAGGTGCAGCTATCTCAGCTACTGCAGCTACAACCAGTGGACAAGGAGCATTGAGTTTCGCTACTACAGCAACTTCAGCTGACTTCCGTAGCTTCCTGAGTGCGGTTGACGGTGCGATTGATGAAATGTCGAACCGAGTGAATGACATTGGTATCACTCAGTCTTCTCTTTCTGTACGTGAAGAGACCCTTTCTGAGTCGATCAGCGCTAACGAATCTGCCAAGTCTCGTATCATGGATACCGACTTTGCAAAAGAACAAAGTAAATCTGTTAAGCTTCAGATTCTTCAGCAGACAGCGACTTCATCCCTGGCGCAAGCTAACATGGGACCACAGTCTGTGCTTGGATTCCTCGGATAA
- the ald gene encoding alanine dehydrogenase, with protein sequence MIIGVPKEIKTHENRVAIQPGGVVQMKRNGHEVLIEKNAGVGSGFSNQDYIDAGATIIDDVEEVWKKAEMIMKVKEPIAVEYPRMREGQVIFTYFHFAAEEALTKAVVDSKCIAIAYETVEKTDRSLPLLIPMSEVAGRMAAQEGAVYLEKPKGGLGKLMGGIPGVPPAKVLVLGGGVVGVNAAKIAAGMGADTTIMDINMPRLRYLDDVMDKNVNTMFSSEANIRKMLPDVDLIIGAVLKPGAKAPHLITRDMLKEMKPGTVLVDVAIDQGGCFETSKPTTHKDPVYMVEDVVHYCVANMPGAVPYTSTMGLTNVTLPYAVSLANKGWKKALKDDAELLKGLNIANGTIVYQDVAEAFDMEWDEVDSVLN encoded by the coding sequence ATGATTATTGGAGTTCCTAAAGAGATTAAAACCCACGAGAACAGGGTAGCTATTCAGCCCGGCGGCGTTGTTCAGATGAAGCGCAACGGACATGAAGTGTTAATCGAAAAAAATGCTGGTGTTGGCAGCGGGTTCAGCAACCAGGATTATATCGATGCCGGTGCTACCATTATTGACGACGTGGAGGAAGTATGGAAGAAGGCCGAAATGATCATGAAAGTGAAAGAGCCGATCGCCGTTGAGTATCCACGCATGCGGGAAGGACAAGTGATCTTTACTTATTTTCATTTTGCAGCTGAAGAAGCGCTTACAAAAGCCGTGGTTGACTCAAAATGTATTGCCATCGCTTATGAAACGGTAGAAAAAACTGACCGTTCATTACCGCTGCTTATACCGATGAGTGAAGTAGCAGGACGAATGGCTGCTCAGGAAGGAGCTGTTTACCTTGAAAAACCCAAAGGCGGTTTAGGAAAACTGATGGGTGGAATTCCCGGTGTACCTCCGGCTAAAGTATTGGTATTAGGCGGTGGAGTTGTAGGTGTGAACGCGGCCAAAATCGCTGCCGGTATGGGCGCCGATACTACCATCATGGATATCAATATGCCACGCCTGCGTTACCTCGATGATGTAATGGACAAGAATGTGAACACCATGTTCTCATCGGAAGCGAATATCCGCAAGATGCTTCCGGATGTGGATCTGATTATAGGTGCAGTACTGAAGCCCGGCGCCAAAGCCCCGCACTTGATTACCCGAGATATGCTAAAAGAAATGAAGCCCGGAACCGTATTGGTTGACGTGGCCATTGACCAGGGCGGATGTTTTGAAACCTCCAAGCCAACCACCCACAAAGATCCTGTTTATATGGTTGAAGATGTGGTGCACTATTGCGTGGCCAACATGCCTGGCGCGGTTCCTTACACTTCTACCATGGGACTCACCAACGTGACGCTTCCATATGCGGTATCACTGGCCAACAAAGGCTGGAAGAAAGCCCTGAAAGATGATGCGGAGCTCCTCAAAGGCCTGAACATCGCCAACGGTACCATTGTGTATCAGGATGTAGCCGAAGCCTTCGACATGGAATGGGACGAAGTGGATTCTGTTCTTAATTAA